From Parcubacteria group bacterium, a single genomic window includes:
- the scpB gene encoding SMC-Scp complex subunit ScpB — protein sequence MQPEKIKSIIESILFVSGEPMKLLKLAKVSDATEAEVEEAIAKLNEDYAKGRGLLIVRIKDELQLVTNPENAEFVAELVKSEIQENLSQAALEVLSIVAYRGPMTRAEIEAIRGVNCSFTIRALLIRGLMDRTENIKDNRRYIYSVSLDFLKKLGMDSVEKLPDWEVLNKKIEENTQEVPSAPEKNSAEVVEKAGEKNDDEIEKTAEAES from the coding sequence ATGCAACCGGAAAAAATCAAATCAATCATCGAAAGTATCCTTTTTGTCAGCGGTGAACCGATGAAGCTTCTGAAGTTGGCGAAAGTTTCTGACGCGACCGAAGCGGAAGTGGAGGAGGCAATTGCAAAACTAAATGAAGATTATGCCAAGGGCCGCGGACTTTTGATTGTTAGGATCAAGGATGAACTTCAGTTGGTAACCAATCCTGAGAATGCCGAGTTTGTGGCGGAACTGGTCAAGAGTGAGATCCAAGAAAATTTGAGCCAAGCAGCCCTAGAAGTTCTTTCGATCGTCGCTTATCGCGGACCGATGACGCGAGCAGAGATAGAGGCGATCCGCGGGGTGAATTGCAGTTTTACTATACGCGCATTGCTCATCCGGGGCCTTATGGACCGGACAGAAAATATCAAAGATAATCGCCGCTATATTTACAGCGTTTCTCTGGATTTTTTGAAAAAATTGGGAATGGACAGTGTCGAGAAATTGCCGGATTGGGAAGTTTTAAATAAGAAAATTGAAGAAAATACTCAAGAAGTTCCTTCAGCGCCGGAAAAAAATAGTGCTGAGGTAGTAGAGAAGGCGGGGGAGAAAAATGATGACGAGATCGAAAAGACAGCCGAGGCTGAAAGTTAG